The following are encoded together in the Apodemus sylvaticus chromosome 11, mApoSyl1.1, whole genome shotgun sequence genome:
- the Patz1 gene encoding POZ-, AT hook-, and zinc finger-containing protein 1 isoform X5, with protein MERVNDASCGPSGCYTYQVSRHSTEMLHNLNQQRKNGGRFCDVLLRVGDESFPAHRAVLAACSEYFESVFSAQLGDGGAADGGPADVGGAAAAPGGGAGGSRELEMHTISSKVFGDILDFAYTSRIVVRLESFPELMTAAKFLLMRSVIEICQEVIKQSNVQILVPPARADIMLFRPPGTSDLGFPLDMTNGAAMAANSNGIAGSMQPEEEAARATGAAAIAGQASLPVLPGVDRLPMVAGPLSPQLLTSPFPNVASSAPQLTGKRGRGRPRKANLLDSMFGSPGGLREAGILPCGLCGKVFTDANRLRQHEAQHGVTSLQLGYIDLPPPRLGENGLPISEDPDGPRKRSRTRKQVACEICGKIFRDVYHLNRHKLSHSGEKPYSCPVCGLRFKRKDRMSYHVRSHDGSVGKPYICQSCGKGFSRPDHLNGHVKQVHTSERPHKCQVWVGSSSGLPPLEPLPSDLPSWDFAQPALWRPATPPLRLETACAPTWPVTKTRCPARYVGSTCGQRTWQTT; from the exons ATGGAGCGGGTCAACGACGCTTCTTGCGGTCCGTCGGGCTGCTACACCTACCAGGTGAGCAGACACAGTACGGAGATGCTGCACAACCTGAACCAACAACGTAAAAACGGTGGGCGCTTTTGCGACGTGCTCCTACGGGTAGGCGACGAGAGCTTCCCAGCGCACCGCGCCGTACTGGCTGCCTGCAGCGAGTACTTTGAGTCTGTGTTCAGCGCCCAGTTAGGCGACGGCGGAGCTGCAGACGGTGGTCCTGCTGATGTGGGAGGCGCGGCGGCGGCTCCAGGCGGCGGGGCTGGAGGTAGCCGCGAACTGGAAATGCACACCATCAGTTCCAAAGTGTTTGGAGACATCCTGGACTTCGCTTACACGTCCCGAATCGTTGTGCGCCTAGAGAGCTTCCCCGAGCTCATGACGGCCGCCAAGTTCCTGCTGATGAGGTCGGTCATCGAGATCTGCCAGGAAGTAATCAAACAGTCCAACGTGCAGATCCTGGTGCCCCCTGCCCGGGCTGATATCATGCTCTTTCGCCCTCCTGGGACTTCTGACTTGGGCTTCCCTTTGGACATGACCAACGGGGCAGCCATGGCAGCCAACAGTAACGGTATTGCTGGCAGCATGCAGCCCGAGGAGGAGGCTGCCAGGGCCACAGGTGCTGCTGCTATTGCGGGCCAAGCTTCCCTGCCTGTGTTACCTGGGGTGGACAGATTGCCCATGGTGGCTGGACCCCTCTCCCCCCAACTACTGACTTCTCCATTCCCCAATGTGGCATCCAGTGCACCTCAACTGACTGGCAAGCGAGGCCGGGGGCGCCCCAGGAAGGCCAACCTGCTGGACTCCATGTTTGGATCTCCAGGGGGCTTGAGGGAAGCAGGCATCCTTCCATGTGGCCTGTGCGGGAAGGTGTTCACTGATGCCAACCGGCTCCGGCAACATGAGGCCCAGCACGGCGTCACAAGCCTCCAGTTGGGCTATATCGATCTTCCTCCTCCAAGGCTGGGTGAGAATGGCTTACCCATCTCCGAGGACCCCGACGGCCCCAGAAAAAGGAGCCGGACCAGGAAGCAAGTGGCTTGTGAGATCTGTGGCAAGATCTTTCGTGACGTCTACCATCTCAACCGGCATAAGCTGTCCCACTCTGGGGAGAAGCCGTATTCGTGCCCGGTGTGTGGTCTGCGGTTCAAGAGAAAAGACCGCATGTCGTACCATGTGAGGTCCCATGATGGGTCAGTGGGCAAACCGTACATCTGCCAGAGCTGTGGGAAAGGTTTCTCCAG GCCGGATCACTTGAACGGACACGTCAAGCAGGTGCACACTTCTGAGCGGCCTCACAAGTGCCAG GTGTGGGTTGGGAGCAGCAGCGGCCTGCCACCCCTGGAACCTCTTCCTAGCGACCTGCCATCATGGGACTTTGCCCAGCCTGCTTTGTGGAG ACCTGCAACGCCTCCTTTGCGACTCGAGACCGCCTGCGCTCCCACTTGGCCTGTCACGAAGACAAGGTGCCCTGCCAGGTATGTGGGAAGTACCTGCGGGCAGCGTACATGGCAGACCACCTGA
- the Patz1 gene encoding POZ-, AT hook-, and zinc finger-containing protein 1 isoform X3, producing MERVNDASCGPSGCYTYQVSRHSTEMLHNLNQQRKNGGRFCDVLLRVGDESFPAHRAVLAACSEYFESVFSAQLGDGGAADGGPADVGGAAAAPGGGAGGSRELEMHTISSKVFGDILDFAYTSRIVVRLESFPELMTAAKFLLMRSVIEICQEVIKQSNVQILVPPARADIMLFRPPGTSDLGFPLDMTNGAAMAANSNGIAGSMQPEEEAARATGAAAIAGQASLPVLPGVDRLPMVAGPLSPQLLTSPFPNVASSAPQLTGKRGRGRPRKANLLDSMFGSPGGLREAGILPCGLCGKVFTDANRLRQHEAQHGVTSLQLGYIDLPPPRLGENGLPISEDPDGPRKRSRTRKQVACEICGKIFRDVYHLNRHKLSHSGEKPYSCPVCGLRFKRKDRMSYHVRSHDGSVGKPYICQSCGKGFSRPDHLNGHVKQVHTSERPHKCQTCNASFATRDRLRSHLACHEDKVPCQVCGKYLRAAYMADHLKKHSEGPSNFCSICNRGLQAPGTHPEWGSSVPLRQDLWQQRRPEMLTSGSD from the exons ATGGAGCGGGTCAACGACGCTTCTTGCGGTCCGTCGGGCTGCTACACCTACCAGGTGAGCAGACACAGTACGGAGATGCTGCACAACCTGAACCAACAACGTAAAAACGGTGGGCGCTTTTGCGACGTGCTCCTACGGGTAGGCGACGAGAGCTTCCCAGCGCACCGCGCCGTACTGGCTGCCTGCAGCGAGTACTTTGAGTCTGTGTTCAGCGCCCAGTTAGGCGACGGCGGAGCTGCAGACGGTGGTCCTGCTGATGTGGGAGGCGCGGCGGCGGCTCCAGGCGGCGGGGCTGGAGGTAGCCGCGAACTGGAAATGCACACCATCAGTTCCAAAGTGTTTGGAGACATCCTGGACTTCGCTTACACGTCCCGAATCGTTGTGCGCCTAGAGAGCTTCCCCGAGCTCATGACGGCCGCCAAGTTCCTGCTGATGAGGTCGGTCATCGAGATCTGCCAGGAAGTAATCAAACAGTCCAACGTGCAGATCCTGGTGCCCCCTGCCCGGGCTGATATCATGCTCTTTCGCCCTCCTGGGACTTCTGACTTGGGCTTCCCTTTGGACATGACCAACGGGGCAGCCATGGCAGCCAACAGTAACGGTATTGCTGGCAGCATGCAGCCCGAGGAGGAGGCTGCCAGGGCCACAGGTGCTGCTGCTATTGCGGGCCAAGCTTCCCTGCCTGTGTTACCTGGGGTGGACAGATTGCCCATGGTGGCTGGACCCCTCTCCCCCCAACTACTGACTTCTCCATTCCCCAATGTGGCATCCAGTGCACCTCAACTGACTGGCAAGCGAGGCCGGGGGCGCCCCAGGAAGGCCAACCTGCTGGACTCCATGTTTGGATCTCCAGGGGGCTTGAGGGAAGCAGGCATCCTTCCATGTGGCCTGTGCGGGAAGGTGTTCACTGATGCCAACCGGCTCCGGCAACATGAGGCCCAGCACGGCGTCACAAGCCTCCAGTTGGGCTATATCGATCTTCCTCCTCCAAGGCTGGGTGAGAATGGCTTACCCATCTCCGAGGACCCCGACGGCCCCAGAAAAAGGAGCCGGACCAGGAAGCAAGTGGCTTGTGAGATCTGTGGCAAGATCTTTCGTGACGTCTACCATCTCAACCGGCATAAGCTGTCCCACTCTGGGGAGAAGCCGTATTCGTGCCCGGTGTGTGGTCTGCGGTTCAAGAGAAAAGACCGCATGTCGTACCATGTGAGGTCCCATGATGGGTCAGTGGGCAAACCGTACATCTGCCAGAGCTGTGGGAAAGGTTTCTCCAG GCCGGATCACTTGAACGGACACGTCAAGCAGGTGCACACTTCTGAGCGGCCTCACAAGTGCCAG ACCTGCAACGCCTCCTTTGCGACTCGAGACCGCCTGCGCTCCCACTTGGCCTGTCACGAAGACAAGGTGCCCTGCCAGGTATGTGGGAAGTACCTGCGGGCAGCGTACATGGCAGACCACCTGAAGAAGCACAGCGAGGGGCCCAGCAACTTCTGCAGTATCTGT
- the Patz1 gene encoding POZ-, AT hook-, and zinc finger-containing protein 1 isoform X4 → MERVNDASCGPSGCYTYQVSRHSTEMLHNLNQQRKNGGRFCDVLLRVGDESFPAHRAVLAACSEYFESVFSAQLGDGGAADGGPADVGGAAAAPGGGAGGSRELEMHTISSKVFGDILDFAYTSRIVVRLESFPELMTAAKFLLMRSVIEICQEVIKQSNVQILVPPARADIMLFRPPGTSDLGFPLDMTNGAAMAANSNGIAGSMQPEEEAARATGAAAIAGQASLPVLPGVDRLPMVAGPLSPQLLTSPFPNVASSAPQLTGKRGRGRPRKANLLDSMFGSPGGLREAGILPCGLCGKVFTDANRLRQHEAQHGVTSLQLGYIDLPPPRLGENGLPISEDPDGPRKRSRTRKQVACEICGKIFRDVYHLNRHKLSHSGEKPYSCPVCGLRFKRKDRMSYHVRSHDGSVGKPYICQSCGKGFSRPDHLNGHVKQVHTSERPHKCQVWVGSSSGLPPLEPLPSDLPSWDFAQPALWRSSHSVPDTAFPLSLKKSFPALESLSSAHPGPALLCSAPPGYLRQGWTTPDGSRAFTQWPVG, encoded by the exons ATGGAGCGGGTCAACGACGCTTCTTGCGGTCCGTCGGGCTGCTACACCTACCAGGTGAGCAGACACAGTACGGAGATGCTGCACAACCTGAACCAACAACGTAAAAACGGTGGGCGCTTTTGCGACGTGCTCCTACGGGTAGGCGACGAGAGCTTCCCAGCGCACCGCGCCGTACTGGCTGCCTGCAGCGAGTACTTTGAGTCTGTGTTCAGCGCCCAGTTAGGCGACGGCGGAGCTGCAGACGGTGGTCCTGCTGATGTGGGAGGCGCGGCGGCGGCTCCAGGCGGCGGGGCTGGAGGTAGCCGCGAACTGGAAATGCACACCATCAGTTCCAAAGTGTTTGGAGACATCCTGGACTTCGCTTACACGTCCCGAATCGTTGTGCGCCTAGAGAGCTTCCCCGAGCTCATGACGGCCGCCAAGTTCCTGCTGATGAGGTCGGTCATCGAGATCTGCCAGGAAGTAATCAAACAGTCCAACGTGCAGATCCTGGTGCCCCCTGCCCGGGCTGATATCATGCTCTTTCGCCCTCCTGGGACTTCTGACTTGGGCTTCCCTTTGGACATGACCAACGGGGCAGCCATGGCAGCCAACAGTAACGGTATTGCTGGCAGCATGCAGCCCGAGGAGGAGGCTGCCAGGGCCACAGGTGCTGCTGCTATTGCGGGCCAAGCTTCCCTGCCTGTGTTACCTGGGGTGGACAGATTGCCCATGGTGGCTGGACCCCTCTCCCCCCAACTACTGACTTCTCCATTCCCCAATGTGGCATCCAGTGCACCTCAACTGACTGGCAAGCGAGGCCGGGGGCGCCCCAGGAAGGCCAACCTGCTGGACTCCATGTTTGGATCTCCAGGGGGCTTGAGGGAAGCAGGCATCCTTCCATGTGGCCTGTGCGGGAAGGTGTTCACTGATGCCAACCGGCTCCGGCAACATGAGGCCCAGCACGGCGTCACAAGCCTCCAGTTGGGCTATATCGATCTTCCTCCTCCAAGGCTGGGTGAGAATGGCTTACCCATCTCCGAGGACCCCGACGGCCCCAGAAAAAGGAGCCGGACCAGGAAGCAAGTGGCTTGTGAGATCTGTGGCAAGATCTTTCGTGACGTCTACCATCTCAACCGGCATAAGCTGTCCCACTCTGGGGAGAAGCCGTATTCGTGCCCGGTGTGTGGTCTGCGGTTCAAGAGAAAAGACCGCATGTCGTACCATGTGAGGTCCCATGATGGGTCAGTGGGCAAACCGTACATCTGCCAGAGCTGTGGGAAAGGTTTCTCCAG GCCGGATCACTTGAACGGACACGTCAAGCAGGTGCACACTTCTGAGCGGCCTCACAAGTGCCAG GTGTGGGTTGGGAGCAGCAGCGGCCTGCCACCCCTGGAACCTCTTCCTAGCGACCTGCCATCATGGGACTTTGCCCAGCCTGCTTTGTGGAGGTCGTCCCATTCGGTTCCTGATACcgcctttcccctctctctaaaAAAGTCCTTCCCAGCCCTTGAAAGCCTGAGTTCGGCCCATCCCGGCCCTGCACTCCTCTGCTCAGCCCCACCAGGATACCTGAGACAGGGATGGACCACCCCTGACGGCAGCCGGGCTTTTACTCAGTGGCCTGTAGGCTAG